The region tagttgggttaatttgtatatagtcactctgattggctggtgggtgtcccttagagcatagcaaaggtacggtcaattagcatatttgtcttttattagtgtagatgtatctTCTCTTATGGCACATCACAGACTTCTTGCTCTTAGAACACTAGATAGCACTTCAGCACTATGCTTGGGGGGCCATTGCAAACAGCACAAAAACTTGAAAAACACAGCACTAAGTAGACCATGAAAAGGACTTGTTTATAGTATAATTGCTGGAATAGAAGCCTTTGTTCAACCTGGGAACAGGTGCATCAGGCTACTTAAATTGTTTTTGCTGCTCTTTGCATGTCTaccaatgacaatgaaaacatagcTGAGCAATGACTTTGGGGGTACAAACAAATTGTAGTGAGTAGGCGAATTTGCAAATATGGAGTCTGCAAATAATGATCAAATGTATATGCATGATTTTAGCCCCGCCCATAAATTTAACCACACCCCAATTTCACTCTGCCTAACCAAGCTAAGTCCTACCCCTGACTCTCCCCACAACCCAACCAGTACCTCTGGTAATAGGTGTCTGAGCGTCCGCAGGTGGCACCTGACTTTCGAAAAACCTCACGACGCttccagccagggcccagggctgggcagtcCAGCCACTCCTCAGCCATGGGAGCCACAGGAAGGAGCAGGGGCCTGCAACATGGAGGGGGCAATGGGAGAAACGGAGCCTGTCGGTGGGGACATGCTGTGCCCCAGGCCACGTAAACCACTGGTATCAATGCTTGTGCAAAACCAGCCACCTGCCACAGGCAACTGGCCAATATAAGGAAGAGAAACCCCCATTCCCACCAATTCTTCCCTGTCCTGGGCCCAGGTGCATGCCATTCGTCATCCTCTAGACCTGGAAGCCCCATCCTCAACCCAAGGGTTCTCCCACCTCACTTTCAGTGCCCTGGTCCGTTCCTCCCCATCCTTCGCCCGCGAGCCTGTCATTTCTCCCCACTGCCCACCTAGCAATCTTTCACTCTTCCTCCTCACTTCTCCCTGTCCTTGGCCCAACAGCCACTCTCGGTCTTGTATCTACTGGCTCCCTATTCCTCCCTTTGTCACCGCCATGCTCCCCCTCCTCAGCTCAAGAGGCCCCATTCATCTCGCCCTCGGGCTGCTTTCCTAGCCCTGGACGCCAGTGCCGATTCCCATCCGCTCCGCTGACCCAGGAGTCCCCGgtgtctgtccctccctccttccctccttccttcctaccctccttccttccttccgtctgATGTCCTCTGATCCTGCTCCCTCGGTGCTGCCTCGATTCCCTGTGTCCTCCTCCGGAGTCCCAACTCCTCCACATCCCCAACCTGAACAGCCCGGCTCTCAGGCCTTCTGTGCTCAGCCTGACCGTGTCCCCTCTTGGTCAGTGTTCGGAGCCGCACTCCGCCCGGTCTCAGCTCCGGGGCCCCCCATTCCTCTCCTCGGCGGCTACGAAGCTCTCTCACCCCTTCCCTTCGGCGTGCTCGTCCTCAACCCCCCTCACCAGCCCCAGGACCCCGCTTCTCCCCTCGGCATTCTCAGCGCCCCCCGCTGTTCCTGTCCCCGGACCGAGCTATCTCTGACTGTCAGCCTCCTGACACCCTATCTCTCCTCGTCCTCCATGAGCTATCCTGTCCCTCCCTTTCACGATCCAACGCCCCCAGTCCTCTCCGTCATCCTCCTGAGCGGTCCTCGGTAATCCCCTCGGTTCTGCACACCCGTTCCTCTCTCTGTAACCGGAGAGGCCCCGATATCACCCCTCATTCCTCTAACTCCTGGTCCGGAATCCCGACGCCGCCACTGTCAGCGTCCGGAGCCCCAGTCCTCTCCGTCTTCAGCCTAAACCTCCCCATTCCATCCCCTCCATATTCCGAAGCCGCCATTCCTCCCACTCATCGGCCTGCGGGCCTCCTCCGTCGGCATAGCGAGCCTCACTGCTCCACACTCCGCCTGAGCGCTCTCCGCTTCCTCCCCCGACTCTCACCAGCTCGGCACCGGGCCGGTAGCTTTCACAGGTCTAGGTCCGCGGACCCATTACGAGGGTTCCCGCCAGAGGTTCCGGCCTTGCCCagctcctcttcttcctcctctgcagcCGCTCAAGCGGTAGCTGTCGCCGCCGCGGCCGTTCGTTGCACCCGAGACCGGAAATCCGGGGCCCACCCCCAGGGTTCCGCTCCCCGAGAGACGCCTGCGCACGAATGCCCGGCCGGCGCTTGCCCTTAGTGGGGAGGACCGCGCGCCTGCGTGCTGAGTCCCGCAGCGGCGCGCGCCCCTGGCCGAGACCTGCTGCGCTTGCGCGCTGCAACCCAAGTACCCTGGCCTCCCGACCGGAGACCCGCAGCTCCAGCGCTTCACGCCTCGCCAGCCAGCGCGctctccccactgcccccacctCCTGTGCGCCTGCGCTCTGCAGTCCCAACCGAAGGGGGCGTGGAGGGTTGGGGCTGGGCCTGCGCTCTCCGGCTCTCCGTTGCCTAGGCGGTCTCCACTAAGCGTGACCGGGAGGGAGGGGCGagccctcctctcccacctctctcctaggtCGCGCCTACGCTCTGCAGTCCCTGCCAACATCTCCCCCGGACCCCTGCGTCCCGCTCTCTCCCCCCCAAACCCGCTGATCAGGTGCAGGAGCGCGGGGAGGGTTCGGGCGCTCGGCCCCAGCTCCTTCCGCGGGAACTCGGGAAGGGGGCGGTGCCGCGCCAGAAGTAAACAAGCGGGTCGGGCCACCAACTGAAGAGACCTGGTCCATCCTGGCAAGGGCGAGCTGTGGGGCCCGCTGGACCGGACAACCGGAGAAGGCCGATGAAGTTCCTGGCACAAAGTTAGTGGGGTCCTGCTGCATACATACCCCAGAAATGGGGTTTATGAGAAAAGAGGGAGCCTTGTGTCCATCACTGAATACACCTCTGGTCTGgagagatatttttttaaattgacctgagagacacagaaaaacatctatttgttctatttatgcattcattggccttttttgttaatcctcaccagaggatatttttccattgatttttagagcgtggaaggagggagagaaacatcaatgtgagagacacacgacaattggttgcctctcacattcCGAATGGAACCCCTGctcctttggtgtgcaggctgacgctctaacccagtggttctcaaccttctggccctttaaatacagttcctcatgttgtgacccaaccataaaattattttcgttgctacttcataactgtcatgttgctactgttatgaatcgcaatgtaaatatatgatatgcaggatggtcttaggcccgtggtcagcaaaccgcggctcgcgagccacatgtggctctttggccccttgaatgtggctcttccacaaaataccggctcttccacaaaataccaacctctgtgcatgggccacgaagtttcagtcgcactgtacgtgcgcccgcatgtggtattttgtggaagagccacactcaaggggccaaagagccgcatgtggctcacgagctgcagtttgtcgagttgcagtttgccgacccctgtgaaagggttgttcgactgccaaaggggtagcgacccacaggttgagaaccgctgccactgagcaactggccagggctcattgatttcttgtatgtgctctgactagggatggaacccacaaccttggtgtattgggacaactcaaaccaattgagctacctggccagagctggTCTGGAGAATATCAATGCTTACACAGTGGTAAATCAGCCACACACTGAATGAGTGCTGACTGTATACCCACTGTCTCAAAATGAGAGGCTGAGAATGCAGGCCATTGGGCTCTCCCTCAGCAGGTCATATCCCCACAGCCCAAGGGGGTAACCTGCACCTAGTGGGTGCCACCTGTGTATGCTCACAGCCTACACACATACTGGCTCATCTACTTCAGGAATTTGAGAATTCAGATGCAACTGAGTAAAGTTCGGAGACCAAAATTTGGttattcaaaattttattaacaaaacCAGGAAGAAAGGAAGCAAGGGTGAGCAGACTGCACTGTCCCACCCAGGCATAAAGGATGAAGAAACAGAAGGatacagaaagaaaggaagaacgtTTGAGTCTGGTAAGGGAAGATGGGCAGTCAAATGATGGATGGGCACAAGGAGAAACTGAGAAACCGCTGGAGAAAGACAAATGGGGGATTCCAGGCAGCTCCCCAGCCTGGGGTGAAGGCTGTGAAGACATCTGAGCCAGAGAGGCTCAACGGTCAGCACTGGAGCGAAGGTCGGTAGTGAGTGGGTCATGCTGGATGGTTTGATGCAGCATCAGGGCCAGTAATCCTGCCCGGTTTGTCATGGCTGTGCGTACATTGCGCTCCTGCTCAAACAGCTCGTCCAGCTTGTACCACTGCCAGAGGAGCAGAAGGAGCCCTGACATGGAGCTCTGGAAGACCCGCCTCACCCTGGCCACATCCAGCACCAAAACCTACCACGCGCACACGCTCCAGGTCCACTTCAGCACGCCGCAACTTCTCCCAGCAGTAATGGCGGTTGCACTGTCGCTTGGGCAGGCGGCAGAATTCACCTGTGAGCTCAAAGACATCACGTACAAGGGGGCACCCACATACCTCGTCAGCTGGCACCTGCAGGAAGACAAAGCATGAGGATGGATGGGGTGTGGTAAGGCAGGAAGGAGGATCAGAATGGGGAGGGGTCAGgaaaaaagggaggagagaaggaatggAGAGATCAGAGGAAAGTGGAGAGGTATGGATAAGGGgaggaatctatactaataaaagcctaggtggtcctcatgcCCTCACATGCGAcgtcgccacaagatggctgcacgcacagcagaggcagggcccagcgGCCTCTCTGCATGGTGAGGCCTAGGGGTCCCGCGGCTCTGTGCGGCGCGGAGGCCGGTCCCGGCGTCTCCACTGCCTTGCGTGGAGGAGGCAGTTCCCGGCAGAGGAGGCAGGTcacggcaagggagggcagttgtggcctttgggccggcaggggagggcagttgggggcaatcgggccggcaggggagggcagttgtgggtgatcaggctggcagggtagggcagttgtgggtgatcaggctggcagggtagggcagttgtgggtgatcaggctggcaggggagggcagttgtgggtgatcaggctggcagggtagggcagttgggggtgatcaggccggcaagggagcagttaggcgtcaatcacgCCAGCAAGGGAgcggttagagggtgatcaggctggcaggcagaagcggttaggggcaatcaggcaggcaggcaggcgagcggttaggagccagcggtcccagattgtgaggggaatgtccgactgccggtttaggcccgattctgcagggtctaaactggcagtcggacatcccccaaggggggtcccagactggagagggtgcaggccaggctgagagacactccTTCCCccgtgcacgattttcatgcaccgggcctctagtcctatataataaaaggctaatatgcaaattgactgaacagcagaaccgctatgacgcacactgatcaccagggggaagacactcaatgcaggagctgccccctggtggtcagtgtgctcccacgggggagcgccgctcagccagaagctgggctgacagctggcaagcgcagtggcggtagcgggagcctctcttgcctccgcagcagcattaagtatgtccgactgcccacttaggcccgctctctggactgtgagagggcgcaggttgggctgaaggaccccctcccccccccccccaccccgactgcatgaatttcgtgtgccgggcctctagtagaggataaagaggcagggaaagggggaggaatAGGAGGTGATGAGCTGGATGAATAAAGGATGATGGGAATTATGAAAGTGGTCAGGtaggaaaggaaagaggagggggggagaaagggatgtagggcagtgaggaagggaggatTGACAGAATGTGAGGAATTGAGAGAAAACCTTACTTTGGGGTCCCGTGAGTGCTCTGGGCACAAGACCTGGAGCCGCTTACAGTATGTCTTGCTCTGAGGATTGTAGACATCACAGAAGAGTCGTGTGGCCCTGGGGGTTTGGAGTAGAGAGAGAATAGTaaagggggagaaggaaaggggaccATCTATCATGCCCATCATGATATCCTACCCCAACATTTTACTTCTGACCCCAGCATTAACCTACTTGCTCAAAGTCTGCATAGCACCCACACTCACCCTTCAATGCGTGTGGGGTACATGGACCCAAAGGACGTCTGGCTCTCATACTGGAAGGATGAGCACAAATGGAAAAAACTGTGGATGTGTGCTGCATGCCCTCCCAATACAGCACTCAGCATTGTCCCCCAAGGACCCGCTGATGTTCCCACACCATCTGCCCTTTCAGGCTGACACCCTGACCTTGGCATAGCAGCGCTCCATGTGGCGCAAGGCAACACGTGGATTGATGGGGTGCCCGCAGGAGACGCAGAAGATCTGCAAGTCTGTGTCGTCACTGTCACCCTCATTGCTCTGCATGGAATGGAAGGAATGATGAGGCCAGGCAGGACCAAGTACGGGGCCCTGCAATGCCATGCCACGCTTGCTCACCTCCTCATCCTCTCGCACAGCCTGCTGCTTGGCACGCGCAATGATGGCCTCAAGCTCATGGAATCGGCGCTCCATTTCCTGAAGGCGGGTGCGGGCACTCTGCTGCTCACGGCGAATGCGTTCAAGGAGCTTCTTGCCGTGCTCTTCAGCAATGCAGGGgctctgctgccactgctggatGCGCTGGGGGAGGATCTCGTAGATGCGGCTGCAGGAAGCAGTGATACAGGTAGAAAGGTGGCAAGCAACAAGTAAGTGGGGTGAGCCAAAGATGATAGAATGGCTGGGTGACTAAATGGTGAAGATAAGTAAACAGGTGACCGAATGGgggatggatgggtggacagGTAGGTGGGTGCTTGGTTGACTGAAGGGTAGACAGGTAACTGACAGACATACAGCGGGATCTTATCAAGCCCTGTCCTATACTTCCCCACTCCCTTGAACCCTCCAAGAATGACTCACTTGGCTGCCAGCTTCATGCCACAGTCATCTGAGCAATACTTGGAGGTGGGCTGTGCAGCGCgcacacagccaggccccaggcacTGCGGTAGCGATGCGGGATCCTTGACATCGGCTCGCTCCGGGTGTTTCCATTTGTCTTTGTGCTTCTGCTTCTGCCGATGCCGCTTATATCTCTCCTCCTTCTATGGGACAACGCAGGTCAGGATAGGGTAGAGTTGAAATCAGCCCCATACCCGTCTCCCCTGCATCCCACCCCTTTCTGGCTCTCACCCCATTCAGCCCCCTGCCCTCTGACTTCGCACACACGTTTCACCCTCTCCATCACCTTCTTCTCAGACTTCTTCTCCCGACGCTTTACATGCTTCACTTTGACTGCCCTCTTCCGCAGCGCAGGGTCCAAGAACGGGGACTCCTCTGTGTCACTCatccagggctgcaagggaggcATACACTGACCCCCTTGCCCCACTCAGACTACCCCACCACCTACTCAGTTCCCAAATCAGCCTTCCAtaccctctgcctcctctctttTCATTATGGATACTCTGCTTCTGTAACCTCCACCCTTCCACCATGGGATGCTCTGCCTGCTCACCAGGCTGTGGTCATCAAAGGCCCCTGCACATAAGTCCTGGTACAGGTCAGGGTCCAGTGGTAGGTCCTCATCTGAGAGTGGCTCAGGTGTGGCTGTAGCCTCAGGTGGGTCCTTGACTACTGATGACACCACTGCCCCCTCGTCCTCACGGATGCGTCCCAGCTTCTGTgatggctgtggctgctgctgggtgGGCAGTGGCCGGCGAGGTCTTGGCAGGGACTCCGACGATGTCACTGGCGAGAGCTGCAGGGCAGAATCTCAGGACTGGCCCTGAACAATCTGCCCGcatgccccgccccgccctgggaGGCTGGACTCACCGAGGAAGGGAAGTACTTGTACGATTCCTGTGCCGGCAGGAGGAAGGCCCAGTTCAGCCCCAGGTGGACGGAGGGTGGCTCTTCCCTAGTCCCTCCAACACGAGCCCAGCCCACCAACTAGCCTACCTTGCCATCCCAGGCACACTTGCACCCCGACCCGATAGCCAGGACATGCTCAGCCCTGCCCTACCTGCCCTGACGTGCCTGACTACCTAGAAACACAGCCTACCCTGCCCacctggggttggggggctccccTGCTAGACCAGCACTTGTGTCATGTCCCATTCATCTGGATAGGCCAGGCTCCTTTCCACCTATTTATATGCAGTTAAGCCCCACCCACCTAGTGCACCAATTCTAGTGTCAGTCACCTCTTCCTGCACACACTGGCCCCCTAACCTgaccctgcccagctctgcccaTGCTCACCCGGGCCCGCAGCTGGCACTGACGCAGCCGGCATTTCTGCCGGATCTTGTTGGGGCCCCCAAACTTCTTCATGTCCCGGCAGAAGTCACAGTGGCCACAGTCCTCAGTGCGCCGGCAGGCCTCACACTCGCCACACATTCGGGCTGACCGTTtgatctgctgctgctgctgctgctgctgctgctgctgctgctgctggtgatgCTGAGGGAAGGGGCCCAGAACACAAATCAAGAACCCAAGTAGGGCCTGAGCTGGAATCACCTTACCTATCCCAGCCACCACAGCCACTCACCTGGCTGGGTGTGGCCATCAAGGGCTGTGGAGAGGATTTGTGGGGCGAAGCAGAGCCCCGAGCAAGCATGGCCCCAACCCCTGTGCCTGACCCCGCCCGACGCTGCAGGTCTGGATCCGGGGCAGGCCTCTTGCGCCCTCCACCCTCATCCCGGGGCTCACTGCCGTCTCGCTCATTGCTGTCCCGTTCCCGTGACTTCTTGTGCCGATAGCGGATCTCCAGCTTGGGGTCTTTCTCTGTGGGCCAAGGTGGGTGGGCATTGGGGGGGGTTGGCTTGTCTCAgaactttcttcctcttctctcctctcctgtcccACCCAATGGCGCTCTCCCCCCTGCTCTGGGGCAGAGGGGTCCCTCCAGTGGGGTCCTCTGTGTTGGCTCACCACAGAACCATCACCCTGCCCGCAGAACCGTAACCCTACTCCCCCTGACCCAGCCCCCCAGTAgggctcctcctcccccctctcagcccctcccGCCTACCTGTCCCGGCCacccctcacctcctcacctcGGCACTCCAGGCAGTACCACTCCCGGATGGCTTTGGCCATCTTCTCCGTGATGCGGATGCAGTCCCCATGGAACCACTCATTGCAGTTGTCGCACCCGCTGCAGGGGAAGGGGCGGGCGGTGGGGATGAGCGGCTGGACCCCCACCCGGCCATGGGGCTGGACAggtgcagccccgccccccgagCCCGGGCTCACATCATGAAGCAGTTGATGTCCGGTTTGCGGCAGATGCAGTAGATGGGCGCGTTCTCCCCATTCTCCGACTTGCTGTCCTCCCCCGCATCCGGAGGCTCTGGGTCCGAGCCATCCCCGTCCTGTGGGACCCCCCACACAGGGCTCCTTAGAGAACCCCCATCCTGGCTCACCACGGGCCCCCCACACTCCGCCAGGAAGACTTCCCGTCCCGGCTCCGCACACAGACCTCCACTATGGGCCCCGCGGACACCCATCACTGCCCCCTGACATGACCCCGCGCATGAAGCCCGGCCACTGTCCCCAGACCTCCCGTGCTCGCCCCACGgacaccccctccctctgcccacactCGTAGGGCTCACGACCAACACCCGCCGCAGTTCTCCCCCGAAGACTCCCCATCACGCTCCACGATCAGCCCCAGACCGCGCCCCCCCCCATCCCGCCCGCGGCTCCCCAAGATCCCGGGATGCGCACAGCCCGGAACACTGgccagcatgtcaaactcgcggcggGCGGGCCGCACGCCTCGTCCATGGAACGCACCCCTCGCCCCTCTGCCCAGGGAGCCCCCGACGGGCCCCCCGGAACTGCCGCCGGGGGTCCACGCTCAACTTCCACGACGGACCCCACAGAGGCTCCCCCACCGCCCCCGGCGGCTCTGGTATCGGAGGGCGGGCGCCCCACCGGCCCTCCTACTTTGGCCCCCAGACTCCGGGTCCGGGTTGACCACAGACCCCCCCGCGCGTCTGCCCGCGGACCCCGCCGTGACCGCCGCCCGCGCCCGGCCGAGTCCCGCACTCACCATCGCCCCGCGCCTGGCGCCCCCCCTGCGCGACCCCGCCGgccgcccgcccacccgcccgccaCTCCGCGGCGTCCGAGGCGGTTGCAAAGGTGCTCACAGCCACTTCCGCTTCTGGCGCGCCTCCCGGGCGCCGTCGTCCCAGTGCGCAGGCCCGGACGTCAGCGCCGCGACGGCCCCGCCCACGGCCGCCGCCACCGCCTCCcggcgccgccatcttggccgCCGGGGCCGCGGGTTCGCTGGGAGCTTGGCCGCGCCGGGGCGCCGCTTCCCCAGGGCGCCGCCACCTCGTCGGCGGAGTCCGTCCGGCGGCCGCTCGTTCGGACGCGGAGGTGGAGGCGGTAGGGAGGCGCGACGCCCGGGGCACCCGGCGTCGTGAGGGGGCCGCGCGGGCAGCGGCCGGCTGGCCGGCGGCTCCGGGGGGCGAGTCCGGGCCGGGGGTCGGCTCCGTGCAGCGGGAGCTGGCGCTGCAGACCAGTCGCCCGGGAGGGCGGCCGCTCGCGGACCTGCCGGATGGAGTCGCGCTCCTCTCCGCAGTCACTGTCCACGTCTCCCTCCGCCCggcttttcatctttattgttgaaaggaggGCAGGGACCCTCCGGCCCTCCCGCCCCGGCCGCCCCCcggttgtctgtgtccgtgggcgACGCGTGTGTGCACACGAGGTCTCTGACGATggctcccctccccgcctgcaGGCTGTGCCCGCTCCTGCGCCTCTGGATCTGTTCTGTTCAGCAGCTGATTTTGTTCCTCAGAGTCCACGTCTGAGGGCGATCATGGGatactgtctttctctgacacgTTTTCACGGCGTTCGGGCTCCGAGGGAAGCGGCTGCGCCCTGGCCCGCTCCCATTCCTTTCAGGTCAGCCGGCGGTCGGGTCAGCTCCGGGCTTTGCAAGGGGACTCGCCCTGCAGGATGGGGCCGGTCTTCAGCCTCCGGGCCTTGCAAGGGGACTCGCCCTGCAGGATGGGGCCGGTCTTCAGCCTCCGGGCCTTGCAAGGGGACTCGCCCTGCAGGACGGGAGCGCCGTGCGCAGGAGAAGGGGCTGGAGCCCCAAGTAGACTTGGGATCTGCTCTGACCACCGGCTTCACCAGGTCCTCCGCCAAC is a window of Myotis daubentonii chromosome 8, mMyoDau2.1, whole genome shotgun sequence DNA encoding:
- the CXXC1 gene encoding CXXC-type zinc finger protein 1 isoform X8, with the translated sequence MDGDGSDPEPPDAGEDSKSENGENAPIYCICRKPDINCFMIGCDNCNEWFHGDCIRITEKMAKAIREWYCLECREKDPKLEIRYRHKKSRERDSNERDGSEPRDEGGGRKRPAPDPDLQRRAGSGTGVGAMLARGSASPHKSSPQPLMATPSQHHQQQQQQQQQQQQQQIKRSARMCGECEACRRTEDCGHCDFCRDMKKFGGPNKIRQKCRLRQCQLRARESYKYFPSSLSPVTSSESLPRPRRPLPTQQQPQPSQKLGRIREDEGAVVSSVVKDPPEATATPEPLSDEDLPLDPDLYQDLCAGAFDDHSLPWMSDTEESPFLDPALRKRAVKVKHVKRREKKSEKKKEERYKRHRQKQKHKDKWKHPERADVKDPASLPQCLGPGCVRAAQPTSKYCSDDCGMKLAANRIYEILPQRIQQWQQSPCIAEEHGKKLLERIRREQQSARTRLQEMERRFHELEAIIARAKQQAVREDEESNEGDSDDTDLQIFCVSCGHPINPRVALRHMERCYAKYESQTSFGSMYPTRIEGATRLFCDVYNPQSKTYCKRLQVLCPEHSRDPKVPADEVCGCPLVRDVFELTGEFCRLPKRQCNRHYCWEKLRRAEVDLERVRVWYKLDELFEQERNVRTAMTNRAGLLALMLHQTIQHDPLTTDLRSSADR
- the CXXC1 gene encoding CXXC-type zinc finger protein 1 isoform X7, with protein sequence MGVRGAHSGGLCAEPGREVFLAECGGPVVSQDGGSLRSPVWGVPQDGDGSDPEPPDAGEDSKSENGENAPIYCICRKPDINCFMIGCDNCNEWFHGDCIRITEKMAKAIREWYCLECREKDPKLEIRYRHKKSRERDSNERDGSEPRDEGGGRKRPAPDPDLQRRAGSGTGVGAMLARGSASPHKSSPQPLMATPSQHHQQQQQQQQQQQQQQIKRSARMCGECEACRRTEDCGHCDFCRDMKKFGGPNKIRQKCRLRQCQLRARESYKYFPSSLSPVTSSESLPRPRRPLPTQQQPQPSQKLGRIREDEGAVVSSVVKDPPEATATPEPLSDEDLPLDPDLYQDLCAGAFDDHSLKEERYKRHRQKQKHKDKWKHPERADVKDPASLPQCLGPGCVRAAQPTSKYCSDDCGMKLAANRIYEILPQRIQQWQQSPCIAEEHGKKLLERIRREQQSARTRLQEMERRFHELEAIIARAKQQAVREDEESNEGDSDDTDLQIFCVSCGHPINPRVALRHMERCYAKYESQTSFGSMYPTRIEGATRLFCDVYNPQSKTYCKRLQVLCPEHSRDPKVPADEVCGCPLVRDVFELTGEFCRLPKRQCNRHYCWEKLRRAEVDLERVRVWYKLDELFEQERNVRTAMTNRAGLLALMLHQTIQHDPLTTDLRSSADR
- the CXXC1 gene encoding CXXC-type zinc finger protein 1 isoform X5, which produces MAAPGGGGGGRGRGRRGADVRACALGRRRPGGAPEAEVADGDGSDPEPPDAGEDSKSENGENAPIYCICRKPDINCFMIGCDNCNEWFHGDCIRITEKMAKAIREWYCLECREKDPKLEIRYRHKKSRERDSNERDGSEPRDEGGGRKRPAPDPDLQRRAGSGTGVGAMLARGSASPHKSSPQPLMATPSQHHQQQQQQQQQQQQQQIKRSARMCGECEACRRTEDCGHCDFCRDMKKFGGPNKIRQKCRLRQCQLRARESYKYFPSSLSPVTSSESLPRPRRPLPTQQQPQPSQKLGRIREDEGAVVSSVVKDPPEATATPEPLSDEDLPLDPDLYQDLCAGAFDDHSLPWMSDTEESPFLDPALRKRAVKVKHVKRREKKSEKKKEERYKRHRQKQKHKDKWKHPERADVKDPASLPQCLGPGCVRAAQPTSKYCSDDCGMKLAANRIYEILPQRIQQWQQSPCIAEEHGKKLLERIRREQQSARTRLQEMERRFHELEAIIARAKQQAVREDEESNEGDSDDTDLQIFCVSCGHPINPRVALRHMERCYAKYESQTSFGSMYPTRIEGATRLFCDVYNPQSKTYCKRLQVLCPEHSRDPKVPADEVCGCPLVRDVFELTGEFCRLPKRQCNRHYCWEKLRRAEVDLERVRVWYKLDELFEQERNVRTAMTNRAGLLALMLHQTIQHDPLTTDLRSSADR